The Camelina sativa cultivar DH55 chromosome 18, Cs, whole genome shotgun sequence DNA window ACATCTACGTAAATCCCCAGTGGGATGTTTATTTAGGTGTTAAATGCCTAAAAGAGAGGTGGCTTAATTTTGCATAGAACTATCAATCATGAATACCTAAACTGATGAATATATTTGACATCCATTTTGCAGATCATGGAACCTCCATGGAAAGCCTACAATGTGCTGAGGAAAATGGATTATCCCTACGAGGTGAGCACCAAAAAGTCCATATATAGACCCAATAGCTTGCTATGTTTACCATGTCTTACAGTCTTATGAGTCCTATTTTCTATGCCAGCACATTGTCCACAGCATGAAAGATCCCAGCATTGCAAATTTCTGGTTGATCACTATGCCTCAGATTGTGGGTGGATTTGAATATGATGAAGATGTCAAGAAGAAAATATGGTGGCAATACGAGGTTAATATCTCTTTTTACTGACGTAGAACTCCTTCGGCATGACTTATTCACGAGTCTTCTAGTTAGAGTTTACTGTCATTCACTCATTTGAAGGTTATGGTCTTCTAGAGGCTTAATCCAAGCATACCCTAAAATGATATAGTTAGTTTTTGAAGCTTCAGTGAGAGATCTTCAGCTGTTGAAGTTTTTTAGTAATTAAGATTTAAGCTTCAATGATAGTTGACTATTTATTTTCTGCAATCAGGAATCTACGCGATATGATCAACTTAGGGACTTGGTGGCTAAACGAAATCCTGGCTGGGAATATTTACAAGATGTAAGATCAGTTCTTTGAGGTTTAATGATTTGACACAAATCTGGGAACTAGATTGAGATATATTTACTGAAGAAGTTTAGCAATCACCATTTAGTTCTCATGGTTTTACAGGCTTTAGTCTCCATTGACCCTGTCCGTGCTCGGGAAGACCCCGTCATTGTGAAAAATGTCCCTTATTACAAGGCTAAGAAATCTCTGGAGGCTGAAGTTACAAAACTCAGTCCTCCTCCCCGTCCTCAGAATTGGGGTGTAAGCTCTCGTCTTCTCTTTGGATTTAGCATCACAGTTTTCGTTATTGGCCAGGCATCATAGTTCAGAACTAACCCCTGAACATGTGCAGGAACTGAATCTCCCATTGAATACTTCTTCTTGGAGTGAAGAAGATCTCAAAAACCCCACAAAACTGTACGAGAAGACAGTTCTTCTCAATGCTCAAAGAGAGATCGCAGACAAAATCTTGGATGCACAGTGGGAAGCTAAATGGCGACAAGAGAAGGTTAATACTCAAGAACCATTTTGACATAATTTAATATCGTTATCGCATTTCATGAATTCCAATTGCGTaccgttttatgttttatgatttgtagGTGGAGGAAATGTTGGAGGAGAAAGTGAGACCTTTCATCCAAGACTCAAGCACGGCTGTTCTTCAGCAACCTATCTTGTTAAAGTCACAGAAGAAAGATCAAAAGGTAACAGTTGAATTGGTTACATGAATAAGTAAACTTCATTCTCTCTTACACACTAAATAAGGTTCCAAATTAAGATCATATCATCATACAAGAAGCTCTTTGCctgaaaaaatataactttaggATCACATGTTGACTTTTTTCATGCACCAAATTCAATAACTGGTCATAATTCATATGTTATGATCTATGAATCGTTTAAACCACTCCATAAACCTATCTTCATTTTGGACTAAAGTTTGATTGATCTGTTTCTGACTCAGGGAAACCGGCAAAGGAAGTGGTGGATCTTTTAACCAGACCAGTGTGTTGGTACAGATCTTACATAAATTGAGTTTTGTGcttctttgttgaaaatatgCTTTGATCATATGAATCTTGGTGTATTATTAATTACACTTAAATCAGTTGTCAatgtttaaaaaagaaatgttgtTTTTGCTCACACTTAGTA harbors:
- the LOC104761409 gene encoding uncharacterized protein LOC104761409 — encoded protein: MSRGPGRLIQNVAQFADAQFKQFSTLYGQQVIDILDFPIKLVLSPFTLAFDIAGSAPRGFGIPEFVSKLSYLSVFAVATLGTYDIALDLGKKVICQRDCKTCNGWQALRCTMCKGTGNVHYQIKDYNLRSGEKPTADSVADAIVENRAELVHLPSSIDISAPLPSKDCPTCDGTGVMSCTECNNKLQVRISADDIMEPPWKAYNVLRKMDYPYEHIVHSMKDPSIANFWLITMPQIVGGFEYDEDVKKKIWWQYEESTRYDQLRDLVAKRNPGWEYLQDALVSIDPVRAREDPVIVKNVPYYKAKKSLEAEVTKLSPPPRPQNWGELNLPLNTSSWSEEDLKNPTKLYEKTVLLNAQREIADKILDAQWEAKWRQEKVEEMLEEKVRPFIQDSSTAVLQQPILLKSQKKDQKGNRQRKWWIF